Genomic window (Paenibacillus sp. PK3_47):
TGCTCGAATCAGAAGGGAAAAGAGAAGATTGAAGAAACACTGCAGTTTCTCAAGGAATATACATTGGAGCATTTCAGCAGTGAGGAGCAGCTGATGTCGGAGATTGATTTTCCCGAACTGGCTGAACACCGGAAGACACATGCCGAATTCGTACAGGCCGTGCTGGAGCTGGAAGAAAGCATCAAGACCAAAGGCGTATCCGTACTTTCCACGATCAAGCTGAACCGTACACTTACCGACTGGCTGATCAACCATATCCACAAATGCGACAAGCTGATTGGTGAATGCATGGCTGCAAAAGGCAACAAGGCTGTATAGTTCGATACATAAATCCACTTCCGAAGATGCCAGAAGGCATTTTCTTTTTTTTGGACGGATATTACGTTTATTGTAAAGGCAGAGCACAGTTAATACCCGCTTAATAGTTTGTGTTATGATTTGAGGTGAATATAAAGATAGTTGAATGTCAAAGGAGTGAAGTTATGAAAATACTGCGCATGCTGCTTCCGGGGCTGGTAATGCTGCTGGTTCTTAGTCTTGTGAATTTTTACATCGGGATTCATCTCTGGGTTCTCATTAAGGACGTTATACCGGAGTTTTCTGCAGCTGCATACTGGACAGTATTCATTATTATTGCTTTTGCTTACATGATCGGAATGGTGCCTTGGCCGCAGGCGGTGAAGCCTGCCGCCCGTTTTTTTAAAGTGGTAGGCTCCTATTATCTGGCTTGCATGGAGTTTGCAATTATCGTGCTTCCGCTTACGGATCTGCTCTATTGGGTGCTGGGATTAATGGGCTTTGACCGTACATTATTTATTCCGGAAGCCGGTGCAGCACTGATTCTGCTTCTGGCGGTTTTCCTGATATGGGGTTCGCGGAATGCCTGGAGCACGGTAGTGCGGAATCATCCGATCCGGATCCATAAAACAGCAGGGTCCAGCGCGCCGCTGACCGTAGCCGTTGCTTCCGACCTGCATTTAGGTAACATTGTCGGCAACCGCCATCTTGGCAGAATGGTCCGCGAGATCAACAGCATGCAGCCGGATATTATTGGCCGGGGATGTGCTGGACGACAGCATTGAACCTTTTATCCGCAACAATATGAGTGAACATTTAAAGCAGCTCAAAGCCCGTCACGGCGTATATGCGGTACTGGGGAATCATGAATATTACGGCGGGTCGATTGCTGAATATACCCGTGTGATGCGCAGCATCGGGATCCGGGTGCTTCAGGACGAGGTCGTGGAGACGGCAGGCCTGTATATTGTGGGACGCAAAGACAAAACCGCTGAATCGATGGCCGGGGGCAGAAAAAGTGTCGCAGCACTGCTGGAAAATCTGGATCTAACGCGTCCCGTCATTATGATGGATCATCAGCCTACAGGATTTGACCTCGCGGCGAAAGCCGGCGTAGATGTGCTCTTATCCGGCCATACGCACCGCGGGCAGATTGCTCCGAACCATTTTATTACCAAAAGACTGTTCGAGCTGGACTGGGGATATCTGCTGAAGGATAAACTGCATGTGGTTGTCTCCTCCGGGTATGGTACCTGGGGACCGCCGATCCGTCTGGCCAGCCGTTCCGAGCTTATTAAGCTGGAAGTGCTGCTGGAAGGCAGCAAATCCTACAGCGAAGAGCCTCTGTCAGGGCAAACCGTGCTGGTCTAAGTTAAAGCAGTGCAAGAACCCCCTGTACTTCATTTTTGGAGCTGCAGGGGGTGACCATTTAAAGGGACTGATGAAGCTGAAATATATTGAATTTGGTATTGGAAATACGTGGATAGTCCGGACGGAAACGGAGCTGCCTGACGGCACGGAGTTTGAGGAGCGGGGGATAGCAGGTCCAGTTAGGCTGCAGTCTGTTTACATAAGGATATGGATCGGAAAATCGGTCTGGATTGCAGATAGCCGAGAAGGATTCAAACGAGCACGCAAAAAAAGGAATGCATTTAAACTGATCTTCGGGATCAGCAGCCATTAGATGAATATGCTTTGACAATTAAGGCAGGATCACATACATTCAAATAGTTAAGTGATTAACTACATGGAGCTGAACTTATGCATGGATGATTTACAAAAATATGTGCTGGAACACCCGCTGCCAATAGAGGCGTACTTCACCCTTGTGGAAGCAACAGCAAACGTTGTGGCTGTATCGGAGAAATATTGGCAGGTACATGGACTGAACGGTGCGAGAATCCGGGTACTGGTAGAGATCGCCAAGCAGGGCGGGGAGATTCTGCCGTCCATACTTGCCGAGAAAATTGGTGTGACCAAGGCTAACATCAGCCTGCTGCTCTTACCGCTGGAGAAGGACGGTTATATTACCCGGGCCGGCCATTGGCAGGACGGACGCAAAACCGTCATATCGATTACTGCTGAAGGCCGCTCTCTGCTGCTGGAGCATCTTCCGGATAACAGGCTTGCTGTGGCTGAGAAAATGAACAAACTGGATGCGGAGGAGCAGCGCCAGCTGATCCAGCTTTTGAACAAGCTGAACCGGTAAGTGGTCGGGCTATTGCAGCTGGCAAAGTTATATTTTATATAAAAATAATTAATGGCTTAACTAAATGTCGGAATGGGAGTGTCGATGCTTGAAAAAATTATTGGTCGCCGATGACGATGTACATATCAGAACACTGCTCCGGCATGTGTTGTCGAGAGAGGGTTTTCTCGTCATAGAGGCTGCTGACGGCCGTGAGGCGATGGGGCTGATGAAGAATCACACCATAGATCTGGCGGTTGTAGATGTGATGATGCCGCATGTGGACGGGCTGGAATTATGCAGCCACATCCGTGAAACCTATGATATTCCTATCATCCTGTTAACTGCGCGTCAGCAGCTAAGCGACAAAGAGCAGGGATATTTGCGCGGAACAGATGACTATGTCACCAAGCCGTTTGAGCCCGAAGAGCTGTTGTTCCGTATCAAGGCTTTGTTCCGCCGATACTCCGTCGCCTCTGATGACAAAATCCGCCTGAACTCATTAGTGATTGACCGCAAAAATTATGAGATCAGCGCCGGGAACGAAGTGCTTCTGCTTCCGGTGAAGGAATTTGAGCTGTTGTCCCAGCTGGCACAGTACCCGGGCCGGCTGTTCTCGCGAAGTGAATTAATTGAACTGGTATGGGGTGCGGATTATGAAGGCGACGAGCGGACGGTGGATGTCCATATCAAGCGGCTGCGCCAGCGGTTTGCGGAGTATCAGAATGATTTTATCATCCGTACCGTCAGGGGAATCGGATACAAAGTGGAGATGGTGAACGCATGAAGTCACTGTATATTAGAATGTGCGTCATATTTTGTTCCGTTATCCTGATCAGCAGTGTGCTGGGATTTCTGGCCTCCAATCTGTATTATCAGTCACAGATCAAACCGAAAAATGATGCCAAGCTTACGGAGATGGCTGCCGGGCTGCAGCAATTTATTCAGGATCATCCCGGTACGGTGGAGGAATACCTGCTCAGTACGGCTTCACTGGGGTACAAAATGTACCTCTCCAATGGCCGGGGGAATGAGACCTTTTACGGACTGCCTTTCCGCAAAAACGATCTTCAGGAAGGCGTACTGGAACAAGTACTTGCGGGCGGAATCTACCACGGGGTGGCGGAGTTTCCCAGCCAGGCGTTTGTGACCGGTTTTTTTGATAACCAGCTGACCAATACCATAGGTGTTCCTGTCCAGATCCGGGGCGAGACCTATGCGCTGTTTATGCGTCCCGATGCCGAGGTGCAGTTCGGTGAGCTGCGGATCTTTTTTGCCGTCCTGATTGGGGTGACGATTCTGCTTAGCTTATGCTTTGTAATGATTACTGTGTTACATGTGGTCAGGCCGATTACCCGTTTAACAGAAGCGACTAAGAAGATCTCAAAAGGCAGATATGATATCCAGCTGTATACTGCACGCCGTGATGAGATCGGCCAGCTCGCCAGCCATTTCCTGATCATGAGCCGCGAACTGGAACGGACCAACCGGGCCAGACAGGAATTTGTGGCTAATGTATCCCATGAGATCGAATCACCGCTTACTTCCATTCAAGGGTTCGCCCATACGCTTAAAGACCCGGATCTTCCGGAGGAACAGCGTACCCAGTATCTTTCAATTATTGAGGAGGAAAGCCGCCGTCTCTCTATGCTGAGCAAGCAGCTGCTTACGTTATCTTCACTGGATTATGACCAGAATGCGCTGCACAAAAAGACCTTTGAACTTCGTGCCCAGCTGCGGCAGGTGCTGCAGATTCTGGAGTGGCGGCTGACGGAAAAAGAGCTTGCGGTACGTTTGAATGTAGAAGA
Coding sequences:
- a CDS encoding bacteriohemerythrin, with the protein product MIEWKDSYDIGVEKIDCQHRQLLVKLNEFFDACSNQKGKEKIEETLQFLKEYTLEHFSSEEQLMSEIDFPELAEHRKTHAEFVQAVLELEESIKTKGVSVLSTIKLNRTLTDWLINHIHKCDKLIGECMAAKGNKAV
- a CDS encoding response regulator transcription factor, which translates into the protein MKKLLVADDDVHIRTLLRHVLSREGFLVIEAADGREAMGLMKNHTIDLAVVDVMMPHVDGLELCSHIRETYDIPIILLTARQQLSDKEQGYLRGTDDYVTKPFEPEELLFRIKALFRRYSVASDDKIRLNSLVIDRKNYEISAGNEVLLLPVKEFELLSQLAQYPGRLFSRSELIELVWGADYEGDERTVDVHIKRLRQRFAEYQNDFIIRTVRGIGYKVEMVNA
- a CDS encoding MarR family transcriptional regulator, coding for MELNLCMDDLQKYVLEHPLPIEAYFTLVEATANVVAVSEKYWQVHGLNGARIRVLVEIAKQGGEILPSILAEKIGVTKANISLLLLPLEKDGYITRAGHWQDGRKTVISITAEGRSLLLEHLPDNRLAVAEKMNKLDAEEQRQLIQLLNKLNR
- a CDS encoding metallophosphoesterase, whose protein sequence is MSEHLKQLKARHGVYAVLGNHEYYGGSIAEYTRVMRSIGIRVLQDEVVETAGLYIVGRKDKTAESMAGGRKSVAALLENLDLTRPVIMMDHQPTGFDLAAKAGVDVLLSGHTHRGQIAPNHFITKRLFELDWGYLLKDKLHVVVSSGYGTWGPPIRLASRSELIKLEVLLEGSKSYSEEPLSGQTVLV
- a CDS encoding HAMP domain-containing sensor histidine kinase yields the protein MCVIFCSVILISSVLGFLASNLYYQSQIKPKNDAKLTEMAAGLQQFIQDHPGTVEEYLLSTASLGYKMYLSNGRGNETFYGLPFRKNDLQEGVLEQVLAGGIYHGVAEFPSQAFVTGFFDNQLTNTIGVPVQIRGETYALFMRPDAEVQFGELRIFFAVLIGVTILLSLCFVMITVLHVVRPITRLTEATKKISKGRYDIQLYTARRDEIGQLASHFLIMSRELERTNRARQEFVANVSHEIESPLTSIQGFAHTLKDPDLPEEQRTQYLSIIEEESRRLSMLSKQLLTLSSLDYDQNALHKKTFELRAQLRQVLQILEWRLTEKELAVRLNVEEITINGDANLLYQVWMNLLSNAVKYTPSGGSVSVAAKAADGMCTVTVEDTGEGISEADLPMIFDRFYKVERARTREHSSSGLGLSIARKIIEAHNGTIEASSKTGAGTVFTVKIPLL
- a CDS encoding DUF3977 family protein: MKYIEFGIGNTWIVRTETELPDGTEFEERGIAGPVRLQSVYIRIWIGKSVWIADSREGFKRARKKRNAFKLIFGISSH